From the Lathyrus oleraceus cultivar Zhongwan6 chromosome 4, CAAS_Psat_ZW6_1.0, whole genome shotgun sequence genome, one window contains:
- the LOC127137380 gene encoding zinc finger BED domain-containing protein RICESLEEPER 2, giving the protein MSQAKSFDPITSSTQSDLISSTIQGETVQPPPPLVQSNEVNNDEENANKKMKVGEASTLTTSNDPNVAFGDSGNRKPIKPRSWTWEHFTKIGSRAKCKWCDVSYAADSQKNGTSNLKHHLLHQCKKFPKESLDPTQKTLVLQQLKKEDRNGYGSVLTSVHFDAETCRKALARMIIIDELPFKFVEGGGFLHFMSVMQPKLSIPSRITISRDCWDLYTSEKHKLKTVLRVTIGKKIEKCLEEWLIGKVFTITADNASSNDVVITYLKNTMDDWNSHPLKGEYMHVRCCAHILNLVVQDVLKDYHSSISKIRNVVRYVRASPGRLDRFKTCIKEARLQEKSIVQLDVSTRWNSTYIMLESALKFQKALKRLSEKCADFVLIQGGIPNNEDWDNAKCFVNFLKIFFDITKKVSGSTFVTSSQYFNEHIMILTTFKGWMGLTSSDNLLGKMAENMKAKYENYWGDVKKMNILLFVAVVLDPRHKMQFVRWGLNKVYEKNVAESLYKKTKETLYKIFDSYVIVLLIPLIIF; this is encoded by the exons ATGAGCCAAGCAAAATCCTTTGATCCTATTACTTCATCTACTCAATCTGATCTTATTAGCAGCACCATCCAG GGTGAAACAGTTCAACCTCCACCTCCATTGGTACAAAGTAATGAAGTAAACAATGATGAAGAAAATGCTAATAAGAAAATGAAAGTTGGAGAAGCTTCAACATTAACCACATCCAACGATCCTAATGTTGCATTTGGAGACTCAGGTAATAGAAAACCTATTAAACCTAGATCTTGGACTTGGGAACATTTTACAAAAATAGGATCAAGAGCTAAGTGTAAATGGTGTGATGTATCATATGCTGCTGATTCACAAAAAAATGGCACAAGTAATTTGAAACACCATTTGTTGCACCAATGTAAGAAGTTTCCCAAAGAGTCTCTTGATCCCACTCAAAAGACTCTTGTTCTTCAACAATTGAAAAAAGAAGATAGAAACGGATATGGTAGTGTTCTCACTAGTGTCCATTTTGATGCCGAGACATGTAGGAAAGCTTTAGCTAGGATGATAATTATTGATGAGTTGCCTTTTAAGTTTGTTGAGGGAGGGGGATTTCTTCATTTTATGAGTGTTATGCAACCTAAACTCTCAATTCCTTCAAGGATTACAATTTCAAGAGATTGTTGGGATTTGTACACGAGTGAGAAACATAAGTTAAAAACTGTGTTAA GAGTGACCAtaggaaaaaaaattgaaaaatgttTGGAGGAATGGCTAATAGGTAAAGTCTTCACCATTACGGCTGATAATGCtagttccaatgatgttgttaTCACTTACTTGAAAAATACAATGGATGATTGGAATTCACATCCATTGAAAGGGGAATATATGCATGTTCGTTGTTGTGCACATATTTTGAACCTTGTGGTCCAAGATGTATTAAAAGACTATCATTCTTCAATTAGTAAGATTAGGAATGTTGTTAGATATGTTCGTGCCTCTCCGGGTCGTTTGGATAGGTTTAAAACTTGTATTAAGGAAGCTAGGTTACAAGAAAAGTCGATTGTTCAGTTGGATGTTTCCACTAGATGGAACTCCACATATATTATGCTTGAAAGTGCGTTGAAGTTTCAGAAGGCGCTTAAGAGATTGAGTGAGAAGTGTGCTGATTTTGTGTTGATTCAAGGTGGTATTCCAAATAATGAGGATTGGGATAATGCAAAATGTTTTGTtaattttttgaaaatattttttgatatcACAAAGAAGGTTTCAGGTTCTACTTTTGTAACCTCTTCTCAATATTTCAATGAACACATTATGATCTTGACTACATTCAAGGGGTGGATGGGATTAACAAGTTCAGACAACTTGCTTGGAAAGATGGCTGAAAATATGAAAGCTAAATATGAGAACTATTGGGGTGATGTTAAAAAAATGAACATTCTGCTCTTTGTTGCTGTTGTGCTTGATCCTCGACATAAGATGCAGTTTGTTAGGTGGGGCTTGAACAAGGTATATGAGAAGAATGTTGCTGAATCTTTGTATAAGAAAACAAAGGAGACATTATACAAAATATTTGATAGTTATGTTATTGTTCTGTTGATTCCTCTAATAATTTTCTGA